The genomic interval ACCTAGGCTACAAAATTATTGCTACAGGCGGAACGGCGAAAGCACTCGAAGAAGCCGGCCTTATCGTTACGACGGTTAATAAGCTTAGCGAAGGCTCGCCGAATATTCTTGATCTAGTACGTGAAGGGCAAGCGCAATTTGTAGTCAATACGTTGACTAAAGGAAAAGCTCCTGAACGTGATGGATTCAGAATTCGTCGTGAAGCGGTTGAGAATGGCGTCGTTTGTATGACATCGCTTGATACAGTTCGTGCATTGCTTGTTATGCTCGAAACGTTGAACTTCTCCTCCCGTTCAATGCCAGTAGCGCTACAAAACAAATAAGCTCACTGAGCTTAAAAGTACGGCCAGCGTTTATTGCTTCGTTATCTACCTTAAGAAGTTAGTCTTAAGGTGGATAGCTTGAAGCAAACGTATGGCCGTTTATTTTGCAAATGAACAGAGAAATGGAGCGATTTCGGATGAAATTGACTAAAGAGCAAGCAGCAGGACGGATTATGGTAGCCCTTGATTATCCAGATGCAGCAGCGGCTGAACGTTTAATTGCCGAACTGCAAGGCATTCCCTGTTTCATAAAGGTGGGCATGCAGTTGTTTTATGCTGCTGGTCCTTCCTTCGTGCAAAGCTTGAAAGAGCGTGGTTACTACGTATTTCTTGATGTGAAAATGCATGATATTCCGAACACTGTCAAAGGCGGCTCTAATAGCGTAACGAAATTGGGAGTTGACATGTTTAACGTCCATGCAGCAGGGGGCAGTGATATGATGGAGGCTGCGCTTGAGGGTGTAGATATTGCATTAACAGGCAGCAGCCTTCGTAAGCCAACGGTAATCGCGGTAACTCATTTGACAAGTACGAGCCAGTCCATGCTCAATGAGCAGATCGGTATTAGCGGAACCGTAGAAGCGGCAGTGCTTCGTTATGCAGAGCTTACCAAAAAAGCGGGTTTGGACGGTGTTGTCGCATCACCTTCCGAGGTTGAGGCTATTAAGTCGCTATGCGGCAGCTCTTTCAAAACCGTAACGCCAGGGATTCGTCCCATTGGAGCGGATGTTAATGATCAATCACGCATCATGACGCCAAGTGAGGCGCTGCGCAAAGGAACTGATTATATGGTTATCGGTCGCCCGATTACAGCGGCACCAAATCCGCGTGCAGCATTAGAATCTA from Paenibacillus sp. FSL K6-3182 carries:
- the pyrF gene encoding orotidine-5'-phosphate decarboxylase produces the protein MKLTKEQAAGRIMVALDYPDAAAAERLIAELQGIPCFIKVGMQLFYAAGPSFVQSLKERGYYVFLDVKMHDIPNTVKGGSNSVTKLGVDMFNVHAAGGSDMMEAALEGVDIALTGSSLRKPTVIAVTHLTSTSQSMLNEQIGISGTVEAAVLRYAELTKKAGLDGVVASPSEVEAIKSLCGSSFKTVTPGIRPIGADVNDQSRIMTPSEALRKGTDYMVIGRPITAAPNPRAALESIIEELISYE